A genomic stretch from Candidatus Thiothrix anitrata includes:
- a CDS encoding lysozyme inhibitor LprI family protein, with translation MKLATLFCSTLVIAHTSMAHAASFDCDKASTPIEKTLCQDDSLSEYDEIMAYAYQQLRTLDKSNAAEHKSQQQQWIEKRNYECMDGDADCLLKLYPDRIRDLENAVVGLNSRGKSCDGIYQYQHSASLDGDDTSGQVTDALVTSPLDQEHRTFSLGIQGSNGHSCTFRGLLAVPQRGLTGQPTYRILVMVSRQSVNWISRPQPINKQSA, from the coding sequence ATGAAACTAGCAACCTTATTTTGCAGTACCTTGGTCATTGCACACACTTCAATGGCTCACGCAGCCAGCTTCGATTGTGATAAAGCATCCACTCCTATTGAGAAAACGCTGTGCCAAGATGATTCCTTGAGTGAGTACGATGAAATCATGGCGTATGCCTACCAACAGCTTCGGACACTGGATAAAAGTAATGCAGCAGAACACAAAAGCCAGCAACAACAATGGATAGAAAAGCGCAACTATGAATGCATGGATGGTGATGCTGATTGCTTGCTCAAGCTGTACCCTGACCGCATCCGAGATCTGGAGAATGCTGTTGTCGGTTTAAACTCGCGAGGTAAATCATGCGATGGCATTTACCAATATCAACATTCCGCCAGCTTGGATGGTGACGATACATCCGGTCAAGTCACTGATGCCTTAGTTACCAGCCCACTTGACCAAGAGCACCGGACATTTAGCTTAGGCATTCAAGGCAGCAATGGGCATAGCTGTACCTTCAGGGGATTGCTCGCCGTACCGCAGAGGGGTTTAACTGGTCAACCTACTTACCGGATATTGGTAATGGTAAGTCGCCAGAGTGTGAATTGGATTTCAAGACCTCAGCCGATCAACAAACAGTCAGCCTGA